The Chlamydia trachomatis A/HAR-13 nucleotide sequence TATCATTAGCCTATTTGTGATCTTAATTGACCAGTTTTTGAAAGCTTTTTTCTTTACTATTTCGAAAACCCTCTCCGTTTTTGTTGGATTAATCATTACTAACTGCATTGTCATGGGGCGAGCAGAAAGTATGGCTAGACACGTTTCACCTATTCCAGCGTTTTTAGATGGATTAGGATCTGGCCTCGGCTATGGGTGGGTACTTGTTTGCATTAGTATCATTAGAGAGCTATTTGGCTTCGGAACTATTCTAGGATTTCGTGTCATTCCTGAAATTCTATACACTTCAGCAGCACACCCTGATGGATACGAAAACCTAGGTCTGATGGTTTTAGCTCCATCCGCATTTTTCCTTTTAGGGATCATGATTTG carries:
- the nqrD gene encoding NADH:ubiquinone reductase (Na(+)-transporting) subunit D; its protein translation is MTTNKSYLTYFTDALWINNQPLIAILGICSALAVTTTVTTALTMGFAVSFVTGCSSFVVSLLRKITPESVRMIAQLIIISLFVILIDQFLKAFFFTISKTLSVFVGLIITNCIVMGRAESMARHVSPIPAFLDGLGSGLGYGWVLVCISIIRELFGFGTILGFRVIPEILYTSAAHPDGYENLGLMVLAPSAFFLLGIMIWIVNIIRAPKTKR